In Mugil cephalus isolate CIBA_MC_2020 chromosome 20, CIBA_Mcephalus_1.1, whole genome shotgun sequence, the following are encoded in one genomic region:
- the LOC124997943 gene encoding butyrophilin-like protein 1 isoform X5 translates to MDSAVKFFMTWFLTLILFLIVAAEHDNNDVQGSEVITVSEGGDVILPCSLSTKESVVEKLFVWRKDGQKKNVFIYDDGLHHGNGFSGQDDQFRGRVSHFPEQMKFGNVSIRIINTTTTDTGDYTCDFPQRNGGRTFNITLVVVPKPIVTMSKVTDSGVQLKCEVQGAFPKPELRWQNCDGNILDAEEAEISERDGRYHITLQTTVTSTTTTCFQCVVQQKDLNHETGSTITVPEKLFVDPCGKVTIEGLMTGIVVGAGLLVLVLVLLVFFKFITVRRVRAGTQKTDGDNETNEPLKSEHITV, encoded by the exons atggaTTCTGCAGTGAAGTTCTTCATGACGTGGTTTCTGACTCTGATCTTATTTCTGATTGTGGCAGCTGAACATGACAATAATGATGTTCAAG ggtcagaggtcatcaCAGTATCTGAAGGTGGGGACGTCATCTTACCGTGTTCCCTCAGCACCAAGGAGAGTGTTGTAGAAAAACTCTTtgtctggaggaaagatggacagaagaagaatgtgTTCATCTACGATGATGGTCTTCATCACGGTAACGGCTTCTCAGGTCAAGATGATCAGTTCAGAGGAAGAGTCTCACATTTTCCTGAACAGATGAAGTTTGGTAACGTCTCCATCAGGATTATTAACACAACGACCACAGACACTGGAGACTACACCTGTGACTTTCCACAACGTAATGGAGGACGAACATTCAACATTACacttgttgttg TTCCCAAACCCATCGTCACGATGTCTAAGGTGACAGATTCTGGGGTCCAGCTGAAGTGTGAGGTTCAAGGAGCTTTTCCAAAGCCAGAGCTACGGTGGCAGAACTGTGATGGAAACATCCTTGAtgctgaggaggctgagatcTCAGAGAGAGACGGTCGCTACCACATCACCCTCCAAACTACTGTGACCTCCACCACAACCACCTGCTTCCAGTGTGTGGTCCAACAGAAGGACCTGAACCATGAGACTGGTTCTACCATCACTGTGCCTG AGAAACTGTTTGTGGACCCGTGTGGAAAAGTGACCATTGAAGGGTTGATGACTGGAATAGTGGTGGGAGCTGGacttctggttctggttctggttctgcttgTGTTCTTTAAGTTCATCACAGTACGTCGTGTTAGAG CAGGAACTCAGAAGACAGACGGTGACAATGAGACCAATGAGCCCCTCAAGTCTGAACATATCACAGTATGA
- the LOC124997943 gene encoding butyrophilin-like protein 2 isoform X1: protein MDSAVKFFMTWFLTLILFLIVAAEHDNNDVQGSEVITVSEGGDVILPCSLSTKESVVEKLFVWRKDGQKKNVFIYDDGLHHGNGFSGQDDQFRGRVSHFPEQMKFGNVSIRIINTTTTDTGDYTCDFPQRNGGRTFNITLVVGSVPKPIVTMSKVTDSGVQLKCEVQGAFPKPELRWQNCDGNILDAEEAEISERDGRYHITLQTTVTSTTTTCFQCVVQQKDLNHETGSTITVPEKLFVDPCGKVTIEGLMTGIVVGAGLLVLVLVLLVFFKFITVRRVRAGTQKTDGDNETNEPLKSEHITV, encoded by the exons atggaTTCTGCAGTGAAGTTCTTCATGACGTGGTTTCTGACTCTGATCTTATTTCTGATTGTGGCAGCTGAACATGACAATAATGATGTTCAAG ggtcagaggtcatcaCAGTATCTGAAGGTGGGGACGTCATCTTACCGTGTTCCCTCAGCACCAAGGAGAGTGTTGTAGAAAAACTCTTtgtctggaggaaagatggacagaagaagaatgtgTTCATCTACGATGATGGTCTTCATCACGGTAACGGCTTCTCAGGTCAAGATGATCAGTTCAGAGGAAGAGTCTCACATTTTCCTGAACAGATGAAGTTTGGTAACGTCTCCATCAGGATTATTAACACAACGACCACAGACACTGGAGACTACACCTGTGACTTTCCACAACGTAATGGAGGACGAACATTCAACATTACacttgttgttg GTTCAGTTCCCAAACCCATCGTCACGATGTCTAAGGTGACAGATTCTGGGGTCCAGCTGAAGTGTGAGGTTCAAGGAGCTTTTCCAAAGCCAGAGCTACGGTGGCAGAACTGTGATGGAAACATCCTTGAtgctgaggaggctgagatcTCAGAGAGAGACGGTCGCTACCACATCACCCTCCAAACTACTGTGACCTCCACCACAACCACCTGCTTCCAGTGTGTGGTCCAACAGAAGGACCTGAACCATGAGACTGGTTCTACCATCACTGTGCCTG AGAAACTGTTTGTGGACCCGTGTGGAAAAGTGACCATTGAAGGGTTGATGACTGGAATAGTGGTGGGAGCTGGacttctggttctggttctggttctgcttgTGTTCTTTAAGTTCATCACAGTACGTCGTGTTAGAG CAGGAACTCAGAAGACAGACGGTGACAATGAGACCAATGAGCCCCTCAAGTCTGAACATATCACAGTATGA
- the LOC124997943 gene encoding butyrophilin-like protein 2 isoform X7, protein MGLIVKFMLKFLTLMFFLTVQAEHDNNIVQGSEVITVSEGGDVILPCSLSTKESVVEKLFVWRKDGQKKNVFIYDDGLHHGNGFSGQDDQFRGRVSHFPEQMKFGNVSIRIINTTTTDTGDYTCDFPQRNGGRTFNITLVVGSVPKPIVTMSKVTDSGVQLKCEVQGAFPKPELRWQNCDGNILDAEEAEISERDGRYHITLQTTVTSTTTTCFQCVVQQKDLNHETGSTITVPEKLFVDPCGKVTIEGLMTGIVVGAGLLVLVLVLLVFFKFITVRRVRAGTQKTDGDNETNEPLKSEHITV, encoded by the exons ATGGGTTTAATAGTGAAGTTTATGCTTAAGTTTCTGACTCTGATGTTTTTTCTGACGGTACAAGCTGAACATGACAATAATATTGTCCAAG ggtcagaggtcatcaCAGTATCTGAAGGTGGGGACGTCATCTTACCGTGTTCCCTCAGCACCAAGGAGAGTGTTGTAGAAAAACTCTTtgtctggaggaaagatggacagaagaagaatgtgTTCATCTACGATGATGGTCTTCATCACGGTAACGGCTTCTCAGGTCAAGATGATCAGTTCAGAGGAAGAGTCTCACATTTTCCTGAACAGATGAAGTTTGGTAACGTCTCCATCAGGATTATTAACACAACGACCACAGACACTGGAGACTACACCTGTGACTTTCCACAACGTAATGGAGGACGAACATTCAACATTACacttgttgttg GTTCAGTTCCCAAACCCATCGTCACGATGTCTAAGGTGACAGATTCTGGGGTCCAGCTGAAGTGTGAGGTTCAAGGAGCTTTTCCAAAGCCAGAGCTACGGTGGCAGAACTGTGATGGAAACATCCTTGAtgctgaggaggctgagatcTCAGAGAGAGACGGTCGCTACCACATCACCCTCCAAACTACTGTGACCTCCACCACAACCACCTGCTTCCAGTGTGTGGTCCAACAGAAGGACCTGAACCATGAGACTGGTTCTACCATCACTGTGCCTG AGAAACTGTTTGTGGACCCGTGTGGAAAAGTGACCATTGAAGGGTTGATGACTGGAATAGTGGTGGGAGCTGGacttctggttctggttctggttctgcttgTGTTCTTTAAGTTCATCACAGTACGTCGTGTTAGAG CAGGAACTCAGAAGACAGACGGTGACAATGAGACCAATGAGCCCCTCAAGTCTGAACATATCACAGTATGA
- the LOC124997943 gene encoding butyrophilin-like protein 2 isoform X3, whose product MDSAVKFFMTWFLTLILFLIVAAEHDNNDVQGSEVITVSEGGDVILPCSLSTKESVVEKLFVWRKDGQKKNVFIYDDGLHHGNGFSGQDDQFRGRVSHFPEQMKFGNVSIRIINTTTTDTGDYTCDFPQRNGGRTFNITLVVGSVPKPIVTMSKVTDSGVQLKCEVQGAFPKPELRWQNCDGNILDAEEAEISERDGRYHITLQTTVTSTTTTCFQCVVQQKDLNHETGSTITVPEKLFVDPCGKVTIEGLMTGIVVGAGLLVLVLVLLVFFKFITVRRVRGTQKTDGDNETNEPLKSEHITV is encoded by the exons atggaTTCTGCAGTGAAGTTCTTCATGACGTGGTTTCTGACTCTGATCTTATTTCTGATTGTGGCAGCTGAACATGACAATAATGATGTTCAAG ggtcagaggtcatcaCAGTATCTGAAGGTGGGGACGTCATCTTACCGTGTTCCCTCAGCACCAAGGAGAGTGTTGTAGAAAAACTCTTtgtctggaggaaagatggacagaagaagaatgtgTTCATCTACGATGATGGTCTTCATCACGGTAACGGCTTCTCAGGTCAAGATGATCAGTTCAGAGGAAGAGTCTCACATTTTCCTGAACAGATGAAGTTTGGTAACGTCTCCATCAGGATTATTAACACAACGACCACAGACACTGGAGACTACACCTGTGACTTTCCACAACGTAATGGAGGACGAACATTCAACATTACacttgttgttg GTTCAGTTCCCAAACCCATCGTCACGATGTCTAAGGTGACAGATTCTGGGGTCCAGCTGAAGTGTGAGGTTCAAGGAGCTTTTCCAAAGCCAGAGCTACGGTGGCAGAACTGTGATGGAAACATCCTTGAtgctgaggaggctgagatcTCAGAGAGAGACGGTCGCTACCACATCACCCTCCAAACTACTGTGACCTCCACCACAACCACCTGCTTCCAGTGTGTGGTCCAACAGAAGGACCTGAACCATGAGACTGGTTCTACCATCACTGTGCCTG AGAAACTGTTTGTGGACCCGTGTGGAAAAGTGACCATTGAAGGGTTGATGACTGGAATAGTGGTGGGAGCTGGacttctggttctggttctggttctgcttgTGTTCTTTAAGTTCATCACAGTACGTCGTGTTAGAG GAACTCAGAAGACAGACGGTGACAATGAGACCAATGAGCCCCTCAAGTCTGAACATATCACAGTATGA
- the LOC124997943 gene encoding butyrophilin-like protein 1 isoform X6: MLHFAHSSSFFFIMDSAVKFFMTWFLTLILFLIVAAEHDNNDVQGSEVIRVSEGGDVILPCSLSTKESVVQKFIVWRKDGQKKNVFIYDAGLHHGNGLSGQDDQFRGRVSHFPEQMRFGNASIRIINTTTTDTGDYTCDFPQRNGGLTFNMTLVVVPKPIVTMSKVTDSGVQLKCEVQGAFPKPELRWQNCDGNILDAEEAEISERDGRYHITLQTTVTSTTTTCFQCVVQQKDLNHETGSTITVPEKLFVDPCGKVTIEGLMTGIVVGAGLLVLVLVLLVFFQFITVRRVRAGTQKTDGDNETNEPLKSEHITV, encoded by the exons ATGCTTCACTTTGCGCattcgtcttcttttttttttatcatggaTTCTGCAGTGAAGTTCTTCATGACGTGGTTTCTGACTCTGATCTTATTTCTGATTGTGGCAGCTGAACATGACAATAATGATGTTCAAG ggtcagaggtcatcagAGTATCTGAAGGTGGTGACGTCATTTTACCGTGTTCCCTCAGCACCAAGGAGAGTGTTGTACAAAAATTCATtgtctggaggaaagatggacagaagaagaatgtgTTCATCTACGATGCTGGTCTTCATCACGGTAACGGCCTCTCAGGTCAAGATGATCAGTTCAGAGGAAGAGTCTCACATTTTCCTGAACAGATGAGGTTTGGTAACGCCTCCATCAGGATTATTAACACAACGACCACAGACACTGGAGACTACACCTGTGACTTTCCACAACGTAATGGAGGACTGACATTCAACATGACacttgttgttg TTCCCAAACCCATCGTCACGATGTCTAAGGTGACAGATTCTGGGGTCCAGCTGAAGTGTGAGGTTCAAGGAGCTTTTCCAAAGCCAGAGCTACGGTGGCAGAACTGTGATGGAAACATCCTTGAtgctgaggaggctgagatcTCAGAGAGAGACGGTCGCTACCACATCACCCTCCAAACTACTGTGACCTCCACCACAACCACCTGCTTCCAGTGTGTGGTCCAACAGAAGGACCTGAACCATGAGACTGGTTCTACCATCACTGTGCCTG AGAAACTGTTTGTGGACCCGTGTGGAAAAGTGACCATTGAAGGGTTGATGACTGGAATAGTGGTGGGAGCTGGacttctggttctggttctggttctgcttgTGTTCTTTCAGTTCATCACAGTACGTCGTGTTAGAG CAGGAACTCAGAAGACAGACGGTGACAATGAGACCAATGAGCCCCTCAAGTCTGAACATATCACAGTATGA
- the LOC124997943 gene encoding butyrophilin-like protein 1 isoform X4 gives MLHFAHSSSFFFIMDSAVKFFMTWFLTLILFLIVAAEHDNNDVQGSEVIRVSEGGDVILPCSLSTKESVVQKFIVWRKDGQKKNVFIYDAGLHHGNGLSGQDDQFRGRVSHFPEQMRFGNASIRIINTTTTDTGDYTCDFPQRNGGLTFNMTLVVGSVPKPIVTMSKVTDSGVQLKCEVQGAFPKPELRWQNCDGNILDAEEAEISERDGRYHITLQTTVTSTTTTCFQCVVQQKDLNHETGSTITVPEKLFVDPCGKVTIEGLMTGIVVGAGLLVLVLVLLVFFQFITVRRVRGTQKTDGDNETNEPLKSEHITV, from the exons ATGCTTCACTTTGCGCattcgtcttcttttttttttatcatggaTTCTGCAGTGAAGTTCTTCATGACGTGGTTTCTGACTCTGATCTTATTTCTGATTGTGGCAGCTGAACATGACAATAATGATGTTCAAG ggtcagaggtcatcagAGTATCTGAAGGTGGTGACGTCATTTTACCGTGTTCCCTCAGCACCAAGGAGAGTGTTGTACAAAAATTCATtgtctggaggaaagatggacagaagaagaatgtgTTCATCTACGATGCTGGTCTTCATCACGGTAACGGCCTCTCAGGTCAAGATGATCAGTTCAGAGGAAGAGTCTCACATTTTCCTGAACAGATGAGGTTTGGTAACGCCTCCATCAGGATTATTAACACAACGACCACAGACACTGGAGACTACACCTGTGACTTTCCACAACGTAATGGAGGACTGACATTCAACATGACacttgttgttg GTTCAGTTCCCAAACCCATCGTCACGATGTCTAAGGTGACAGATTCTGGGGTCCAGCTGAAGTGTGAGGTTCAAGGAGCTTTTCCAAAGCCAGAGCTACGGTGGCAGAACTGTGATGGAAACATCCTTGAtgctgaggaggctgagatcTCAGAGAGAGACGGTCGCTACCACATCACCCTCCAAACTACTGTGACCTCCACCACAACCACCTGCTTCCAGTGTGTGGTCCAACAGAAGGACCTGAACCATGAGACTGGTTCTACCATCACTGTGCCTG AGAAACTGTTTGTGGACCCGTGTGGAAAAGTGACCATTGAAGGGTTGATGACTGGAATAGTGGTGGGAGCTGGacttctggttctggttctggttctgcttgTGTTCTTTCAGTTCATCACAGTACGTCGTGTTAGAG GAACTCAGAAGACAGACGGTGACAATGAGACCAATGAGCCCCTCAAGTCTGAACATATCACAGTATGA
- the LOC124997943 gene encoding butyrophilin-like protein 1 isoform X2: MLHFAHSSSFFFIMDSAVKFFMTWFLTLILFLIVAAEHDNNDVQGSEVIRVSEGGDVILPCSLSTKESVVQKFIVWRKDGQKKNVFIYDAGLHHGNGLSGQDDQFRGRVSHFPEQMRFGNASIRIINTTTTDTGDYTCDFPQRNGGLTFNMTLVVGSVPKPIVTMSKVTDSGVQLKCEVQGAFPKPELRWQNCDGNILDAEEAEISERDGRYHITLQTTVTSTTTTCFQCVVQQKDLNHETGSTITVPEKLFVDPCGKVTIEGLMTGIVVGAGLLVLVLVLLVFFQFITVRRVRAGTQKTDGDNETNEPLKSEHITV, from the exons ATGCTTCACTTTGCGCattcgtcttcttttttttttatcatggaTTCTGCAGTGAAGTTCTTCATGACGTGGTTTCTGACTCTGATCTTATTTCTGATTGTGGCAGCTGAACATGACAATAATGATGTTCAAG ggtcagaggtcatcagAGTATCTGAAGGTGGTGACGTCATTTTACCGTGTTCCCTCAGCACCAAGGAGAGTGTTGTACAAAAATTCATtgtctggaggaaagatggacagaagaagaatgtgTTCATCTACGATGCTGGTCTTCATCACGGTAACGGCCTCTCAGGTCAAGATGATCAGTTCAGAGGAAGAGTCTCACATTTTCCTGAACAGATGAGGTTTGGTAACGCCTCCATCAGGATTATTAACACAACGACCACAGACACTGGAGACTACACCTGTGACTTTCCACAACGTAATGGAGGACTGACATTCAACATGACacttgttgttg GTTCAGTTCCCAAACCCATCGTCACGATGTCTAAGGTGACAGATTCTGGGGTCCAGCTGAAGTGTGAGGTTCAAGGAGCTTTTCCAAAGCCAGAGCTACGGTGGCAGAACTGTGATGGAAACATCCTTGAtgctgaggaggctgagatcTCAGAGAGAGACGGTCGCTACCACATCACCCTCCAAACTACTGTGACCTCCACCACAACCACCTGCTTCCAGTGTGTGGTCCAACAGAAGGACCTGAACCATGAGACTGGTTCTACCATCACTGTGCCTG AGAAACTGTTTGTGGACCCGTGTGGAAAAGTGACCATTGAAGGGTTGATGACTGGAATAGTGGTGGGAGCTGGacttctggttctggttctggttctgcttgTGTTCTTTCAGTTCATCACAGTACGTCGTGTTAGAG CAGGAACTCAGAAGACAGACGGTGACAATGAGACCAATGAGCCCCTCAAGTCTGAACATATCACAGTATGA
- the LOC124997946 gene encoding butyrophilin-like protein 2 isoform X1: MGFIVKFITWFLTLIFFLTVRAEHDNNAVQGSEVITVSEGGDVILPCSLSTKESVKRKLFVWRKDGQKKNVFIYDAGLHHGNGLSGQDDQFRGRVSHFPEQMRFGNASIRIINTTTTDTGDYTCDFPQRNGGLTFNMTLVVGSVPKPIVTMSKVTDSGVQLKCEVQGAFPKPELRWQNCDGNILDAEEAEISERDGRYHITLQTTVTSTTTTCFQCVVQQKDLNHETGSTITVPEKLFVDPCGKVTIEGLMAGIVVGAGLLVLVLVLLVFFQFITVRRVRAGTQKTDGDNETNEPLKSEHITV, encoded by the exons ATGGGTTTTATAGTGAAGTTTATAACGTGGTTTCTGACTCTGATCTTCTTTCTGACGGTACGAGCTGAACATGACAATAATGCTGTTCAAG ggtcagaggtcatcaCAGTATCTGAAGGTGGTGACGTCATCTTACCGTGTTCCCTCAGCACCAAGGAGAGTGTTAAGCGAAAACTCTTtgtctggaggaaagatggacagaagaagaatgtgTTCATCTACGATGCTGGTCTTCATCACGGTAACGGCCTCTCAGGTCAAGATGATCAGTTCAGAGGAAGAGTCTCACATTTTCCTGAACAGATGAGGTTTGGTAACGCCTCCATCAGGATTATTAACACAACGACCACAGACACTGGAGACTACACCTGTGACTTTCCACAACGTAATGGAGGACTGACATTCAACATGACacttgttgttg GTTCAGTTCCCAAACCCATCGTCACGATGTCTAAGGTGACAGATTCTGGGGTCCAGCTGAAGTGTGAGGTTCAAGGAGCTTTTCCAAAGCCAGAGCTACGGTGGCAGAACTGTGATGGAAACATCCTTGAtgctgaggaggctgagatcTCAGAGAGAGACGGTCGCTACCACATCACCCTCCAAACTACTGTGACCTCCACCACAACCACCTGCTTCCAGTGTGTGGTCCAACAGAAGGACCTGAACCATGAGACTGGTTCTACCATCACTGTGCCTG AGAAACTGTTTGTGGACCCGTGTGGAAAAGTGACCATTGAAGGGTTGATGGCTGGAATAGTGGTGGGAGCTGGacttctggttctggttctggttctgcttgTGTTCTTTCAGTTCATCACAGTACGTCGTGTTAGAG CAGGAACTCAGAAGACAGACGGTGACAATGAGACCAATGAGCCCCTCAAGTCTGAACATATCACAGTATGA
- the LOC124997946 gene encoding butyrophilin-like protein 1 isoform X3, which yields MGFIVKFITWFLTLIFFLTVRAEHDNNAVQGSEVITVSEGGDVILPCSLSTKESVKRKLFVWRKDGQKKNVFIYDAGLHHGNGLSGQDDQFRGRVSHFPEQMRFGNASIRIINTTTTDTGDYTCDFPQRNGGLTFNMTLVVVPKPIVTMSKVTDSGVQLKCEVQGAFPKPELRWQNCDGNILDAEEAEISERDGRYHITLQTTVTSTTTTCFQCVVQQKDLNHETGSTITVPEKLFVDPCGKVTIEGLMAGIVVGAGLLVLVLVLLVFFQFITVRRVRAGTQKTDGDNETNEPLKSEHITV from the exons ATGGGTTTTATAGTGAAGTTTATAACGTGGTTTCTGACTCTGATCTTCTTTCTGACGGTACGAGCTGAACATGACAATAATGCTGTTCAAG ggtcagaggtcatcaCAGTATCTGAAGGTGGTGACGTCATCTTACCGTGTTCCCTCAGCACCAAGGAGAGTGTTAAGCGAAAACTCTTtgtctggaggaaagatggacagaagaagaatgtgTTCATCTACGATGCTGGTCTTCATCACGGTAACGGCCTCTCAGGTCAAGATGATCAGTTCAGAGGAAGAGTCTCACATTTTCCTGAACAGATGAGGTTTGGTAACGCCTCCATCAGGATTATTAACACAACGACCACAGACACTGGAGACTACACCTGTGACTTTCCACAACGTAATGGAGGACTGACATTCAACATGACacttgttgttg TTCCCAAACCCATCGTCACGATGTCTAAGGTGACAGATTCTGGGGTCCAGCTGAAGTGTGAGGTTCAAGGAGCTTTTCCAAAGCCAGAGCTACGGTGGCAGAACTGTGATGGAAACATCCTTGAtgctgaggaggctgagatcTCAGAGAGAGACGGTCGCTACCACATCACCCTCCAAACTACTGTGACCTCCACCACAACCACCTGCTTCCAGTGTGTGGTCCAACAGAAGGACCTGAACCATGAGACTGGTTCTACCATCACTGTGCCTG AGAAACTGTTTGTGGACCCGTGTGGAAAAGTGACCATTGAAGGGTTGATGGCTGGAATAGTGGTGGGAGCTGGacttctggttctggttctggttctgcttgTGTTCTTTCAGTTCATCACAGTACGTCGTGTTAGAG CAGGAACTCAGAAGACAGACGGTGACAATGAGACCAATGAGCCCCTCAAGTCTGAACATATCACAGTATGA
- the LOC124997946 gene encoding butyrophilin-like protein 2 isoform X2: MGFIVKFITWFLTLIFFLTVRAEHDNNAVQGSEVITVSEGGDVILPCSLSTKESVKRKLFVWRKDGQKKNVFIYDAGLHHGNGLSGQDDQFRGRVSHFPEQMRFGNASIRIINTTTTDTGDYTCDFPQRNGGLTFNMTLVVGSVPKPIVTMSKVTDSGVQLKCEVQGAFPKPELRWQNCDGNILDAEEAEISERDGRYHITLQTTVTSTTTTCFQCVVQQKDLNHETGSTITVPEKLFVDPCGKVTIEGLMAGIVVGAGLLVLVLVLLVFFQFITVRRVRGTQKTDGDNETNEPLKSEHITV, from the exons ATGGGTTTTATAGTGAAGTTTATAACGTGGTTTCTGACTCTGATCTTCTTTCTGACGGTACGAGCTGAACATGACAATAATGCTGTTCAAG ggtcagaggtcatcaCAGTATCTGAAGGTGGTGACGTCATCTTACCGTGTTCCCTCAGCACCAAGGAGAGTGTTAAGCGAAAACTCTTtgtctggaggaaagatggacagaagaagaatgtgTTCATCTACGATGCTGGTCTTCATCACGGTAACGGCCTCTCAGGTCAAGATGATCAGTTCAGAGGAAGAGTCTCACATTTTCCTGAACAGATGAGGTTTGGTAACGCCTCCATCAGGATTATTAACACAACGACCACAGACACTGGAGACTACACCTGTGACTTTCCACAACGTAATGGAGGACTGACATTCAACATGACacttgttgttg GTTCAGTTCCCAAACCCATCGTCACGATGTCTAAGGTGACAGATTCTGGGGTCCAGCTGAAGTGTGAGGTTCAAGGAGCTTTTCCAAAGCCAGAGCTACGGTGGCAGAACTGTGATGGAAACATCCTTGAtgctgaggaggctgagatcTCAGAGAGAGACGGTCGCTACCACATCACCCTCCAAACTACTGTGACCTCCACCACAACCACCTGCTTCCAGTGTGTGGTCCAACAGAAGGACCTGAACCATGAGACTGGTTCTACCATCACTGTGCCTG AGAAACTGTTTGTGGACCCGTGTGGAAAAGTGACCATTGAAGGGTTGATGGCTGGAATAGTGGTGGGAGCTGGacttctggttctggttctggttctgcttgTGTTCTTTCAGTTCATCACAGTACGTCGTGTTAGAG GAACTCAGAAGACAGACGGTGACAATGAGACCAATGAGCCCCTCAAGTCTGAACATATCACAGTATGA